The window CCGTAACGAATAATGAACCACCACTATCTCTCAATGAAAAATCTGAGGATGTAAGGTTTACCCAATTTGTTTTTAAGTTTCCAATAATCAGTATGTGTCCCTCAAAATCTATTTCGTTAGTATTATTGATATCTCCATAAAAAACTTGTATTCTTTCATCAGGCGATATTCCAAATCCATATTTTTCAAGGTTAAAATATTTAACTAATTCATCTTGAAATTGCTTTTCAGAAACAGTATTAAAAGTGTTAGGAACAAGTTCTATTTTTTGTATTTCAACTTCTTTTTCGATGAAAGTATCTTTTTCCTTTCTTTTAAATAAATCAAATATTCTCATAATATTTTCATTTTTTCTAATGTCTTGTCCTGAAATATGGTTATAGGTTAAAATTGAATTAAGCTGATAATTTATATACCATATTAGGTGTTTTATAATCTAAAGATAAATGTAATCCTACTTCGTTGTATAAATTAATTGCCTTTTTTACGGCTCTCTTTTTGTGGTTCACGTTATCAAAGGTTTGGTCGCGATAAAATTCATCTTTTAAAATACCGTTTA is drawn from Psychroserpens sp. NJDZ02 and contains these coding sequences:
- a CDS encoding IS3 family transposase → MLKDEFYRDQTFDNVNHKKRAVKKAINLYNEVGLHLSLDYKTPNMVYKLSA